In Mycobacterium sp. JS623, one genomic interval encodes:
- the lipB gene encoding lipoyl(octanoyl) transferase LipB has translation MAASIRSATTPVDVRRLGTLDYQAAWQLQRELADARVAGGPDTLLLLQHPPVYTAGRRTLPEERPVDDTPVVDTDRGGKITWHGPGQLVGYPIIGLAEPLDVVNFVRRLEESMIKVCAQLGLETGRVEGRSGVWVPSDGKRPARKIGAIGIRVSRATTLHGFALNCDCDLDAFGAIVPCGISDAGVTSLTAELGRQVTVDDVLSLMADAVCDALDGRLVVALT, from the coding sequence ATGGCGGCATCCATTCGATCGGCGACAACGCCGGTCGACGTGCGGCGGCTCGGCACCCTCGACTATCAGGCCGCCTGGCAGCTGCAGCGAGAACTCGCCGACGCCAGGGTCGCAGGCGGCCCAGACACCCTGCTGCTGCTGCAGCACCCGCCGGTGTACACCGCTGGACGCCGCACGCTGCCCGAGGAACGCCCAGTTGACGACACTCCCGTCGTCGACACCGACCGCGGCGGCAAGATCACCTGGCACGGCCCCGGCCAGCTGGTCGGCTATCCGATCATCGGGCTCGCCGAACCGCTCGATGTGGTGAATTTCGTTCGGCGCCTTGAGGAATCGATGATCAAGGTGTGCGCGCAGCTGGGATTGGAAACCGGCCGGGTCGAGGGCCGCTCGGGGGTGTGGGTGCCGTCGGACGGCAAGCGACCGGCACGCAAGATCGGCGCCATCGGTATCCGGGTGTCGCGTGCGACCACCCTGCACGGCTTCGCCCTCAACTGTGACTGCGACCTCGACGCGTTCGGCGCGATCGTGCCGTGCGGCATCTCCGACGCCGGTGTCACCTCGCTGACCGCTGAGCTGGGCCGCCAGGTCACCGTCGACGACGTCCTCTCCCTGATGGCCGACGCCGTGTGTGACGCGCTCGATGGCCGCCTGGTAGTAGCGTTGACGTAG
- a CDS encoding RDD family protein, translated as MAREIGSWLSGPSSESGGQGQEPNEYPGQRLGLPQSGPRSLARMGRRIAALFLDWLIAYGLAALAMSLGLVSMPWMQWAILGIWLVLGAVSVRLFGFTPGQYALGLIVVPVDGRQHVGFGRAVVRGVLIAVVIPPLITDADMRGLQDKVTNTAVVKR; from the coding sequence ATGGCCCGCGAGATTGGGTCCTGGCTGTCGGGTCCGTCTTCGGAGTCAGGCGGACAGGGCCAAGAACCCAACGAGTACCCGGGCCAGCGGCTGGGTTTGCCGCAATCCGGACCCAGATCGCTTGCCCGGATGGGCAGGCGCATCGCGGCGCTGTTCCTTGACTGGTTGATCGCCTACGGGCTGGCTGCCCTGGCGATGTCGTTGGGTTTGGTGTCGATGCCGTGGATGCAATGGGCGATCCTGGGCATCTGGCTGGTGCTGGGTGCAGTATCGGTTCGGCTGTTCGGCTTCACGCCGGGCCAGTACGCGTTGGGCCTGATCGTCGTCCCGGTCGATGGCCGCCAGCACGTCGGTTTCGGCCGAGCCGTGGTGCGCGGAGTGCTGATCGCGGTGGTGATTCCGCCGCTGATCACCGACGCCGACATGCGGGGCCTGCAGGACAAGGTGACGAATACCGCCGTCGTAAAGAGATGA
- a CDS encoding DUF4191 domain-containing protein, which yields MAKPRDPAAAKAAKAEAKATRKAASKERRSQLWQAFQIQRKEDKRLLPYMIGAFVLIVGASVAFGILSGGFTGYMMIPLGVVLGALVAFIIFGRRAQKSVYRKADGQTGAAAWALDNLRGKWRVTPGVAATGHFDAVHRVIGRPGVIFVGEGSATRVKPLLAQEKKRTARLIGDTPIYDIMVGNGEGEVPLSKLERHLNKLPANITVKQMDSLESRLAALGTKAGPAAMPKGPLPGQAKMRNVQRTVRRR from the coding sequence ATGGCAAAACCCCGTGACCCCGCTGCGGCGAAGGCTGCCAAGGCCGAGGCCAAGGCGACCCGCAAGGCGGCCTCCAAGGAACGGCGCAGCCAATTGTGGCAGGCGTTCCAGATTCAGCGCAAAGAGGACAAGCGCCTGCTGCCCTACATGATCGGTGCGTTCGTGCTGATCGTTGGCGCCTCCGTGGCGTTCGGGATTCTCTCCGGCGGGTTCACCGGCTACATGATGATTCCGCTGGGCGTCGTGCTCGGTGCGCTGGTGGCCTTCATCATCTTCGGCCGTCGCGCGCAGAAATCCGTATACCGCAAGGCCGACGGGCAGACCGGCGCCGCGGCGTGGGCGCTGGACAATCTGCGCGGCAAGTGGCGTGTCACCCCAGGAGTTGCGGCCACCGGCCATTTCGACGCGGTGCACCGCGTGATCGGCCGCCCCGGCGTGATCTTCGTCGGCGAAGGCTCGGCGACCCGTGTCAAACCCCTACTGGCCCAGGAGAAGAAGCGCACGGCACGACTGATCGGCGACACCCCGATCTACGACATCATGGTCGGCAACGGCGAGGGCGAGGTACCGCTGTCCAAGCTGGAACGCCACCTGAACAAACTGCCCGCGAACATCACGGTCAAGCAGATGGACTCGCTCGAATCGCGGCTGGCGGCGCTTGGCACCAAGGCCGGACCGGCCGCGATGCCGAAGGGCCCGCTGCCGGGGCAGGCCAAGATGCGCAACGTGCAGCGCACCGTCCGCCGTCGATGA
- a CDS encoding adenylate/guanylate cyclase domain-containing protein — protein MVDFDALEAAGIANARDRAGLIDYLDRLGFTAEEMIAAERRGRLFGLAGDVLQWSGPPVYSLDAAAQALGVPVEDVAQAWDVLGLSVTDPQTPLMSQADVDGLATWVNLRKIAGDDAALNFLRVVGASMARLAEASGTMVRIAEPDLLMTHSQDELTTARAYRAVAELVPGLSALIDSVWRHQITSARTYFERIISDASASVTCGVGFADLSGFTALTQRLSPNELSDLLLEFGGAVSDLVHADGGRVVKFIGDEVMWVTSTPELLAKVAIDLVEYPRAREAGLQVRAGLGYGSVLALGGDYFGTPVNLAARLVAAAAPGEILASADVRDELPDWPAIPLDPLTLKGFEEPVMAYDLHLAR, from the coding sequence GTGGTCGACTTCGACGCGCTGGAAGCCGCGGGGATCGCCAACGCACGTGACCGCGCAGGACTCATCGACTACCTCGACCGTCTCGGGTTCACGGCCGAGGAGATGATCGCCGCCGAGCGCCGCGGCCGCTTGTTCGGCCTGGCCGGCGACGTTCTGCAGTGGTCGGGTCCCCCGGTGTACAGCCTGGACGCGGCCGCGCAAGCCCTCGGAGTCCCGGTCGAGGATGTCGCGCAGGCATGGGACGTACTGGGACTGTCAGTCACCGATCCGCAGACCCCGCTGATGAGCCAGGCAGACGTCGACGGGCTGGCAACGTGGGTCAACCTCAGGAAGATCGCCGGCGACGACGCGGCGCTCAACTTTCTGCGGGTGGTCGGTGCATCGATGGCCCGGCTTGCCGAGGCCAGCGGGACCATGGTTCGGATCGCAGAACCCGACCTGCTCATGACACACAGTCAGGACGAGCTCACCACGGCGCGCGCGTACCGTGCCGTTGCGGAGCTGGTTCCTGGTCTCTCCGCGCTGATCGATTCCGTGTGGCGCCATCAGATCACCAGTGCCCGAACGTATTTCGAGCGGATCATCAGCGACGCGTCGGCAAGCGTGACATGCGGCGTCGGGTTCGCAGATCTGTCCGGGTTCACCGCTTTGACGCAGCGACTTTCACCTAACGAGTTGTCTGATCTGCTTCTCGAGTTCGGTGGCGCCGTCAGCGACCTCGTACACGCCGACGGCGGACGGGTAGTGAAGTTCATCGGCGACGAGGTGATGTGGGTGACGTCGACTCCCGAGCTGCTCGCGAAGGTAGCGATCGACCTTGTCGAGTACCCGCGTGCGCGTGAGGCCGGACTGCAGGTCCGCGCCGGACTGGGCTACGGCTCGGTGCTGGCGCTAGGCGGCGACTACTTCGGCACCCCGGTCAATCTGGCGGCCCGCCTGGTCGCGGCAGCGGCGCCGGGCGAGATCCTGGCATCGGCTGACGTCCGCGACGAGCTACCAGACTGGCCTGCCATCCCGTTGGATCCCTTGACACTCAAGGGTTTCGAGGAGCCCGTGATGGCCTACGACCTGCACCTTGCCCGCTGA
- a CDS encoding leucyl aminopeptidase, whose amino-acid sequence MSSANSGYQAPAVAVASTLPKRKDDSAVLIVAVVSGQDDNATATVVGNPFLDAEAVGEIAVALRALGAKGGSDQVTRVVVPSLPVGSVLAVGLGKDRDQWPPDVIRRAAGAAARSLNGTETVITTLSDIDLGATIEGLILGAYRFTDFRSAKTAPKDAGLREITALTADTKAKTKAAAERATAIATAVATARDFVNTPPSHLFPAEFAERAKALGQAAGLEVEVLDDKALAKEGYGGVIGVGKGSSRPPRLVRLAHRGTKRGGKTVALVGKGITFDTGGISIKPAANMHHMTSDMGGAAAVIATVVLAAKQQLPIDVIATVPMAENMPSATAQRPGDVLTQYGGITVEVLNTDAEGRLILADAIVRACEDNPDYLIETSTLTGAQTVALGARTPGVMGSDEFRDRVAQRSQEVGENGWPMPLPEELKDDLKSTVADLANVSGSRYAGMLVAGTYLREFVADGVQWAHIDVAAPAYNTGGPWGYTGKGGTGVPTRTMFAVLEDIAENG is encoded by the coding sequence GTGAGCTCTGCAAATTCCGGTTATCAGGCCCCCGCAGTCGCCGTCGCCTCGACACTGCCCAAACGCAAGGACGACTCGGCGGTGCTGATCGTGGCGGTGGTGAGCGGCCAGGATGATAACGCAACCGCAACCGTCGTCGGCAATCCGTTCCTCGACGCCGAGGCCGTCGGCGAGATAGCCGTCGCGCTGCGGGCGCTCGGCGCGAAGGGCGGCTCCGACCAGGTCACCCGCGTGGTCGTACCCTCGCTGCCGGTGGGCAGCGTCCTCGCTGTCGGACTGGGCAAGGACCGCGACCAGTGGCCGCCCGACGTGATCCGCCGCGCCGCGGGAGCGGCAGCGCGCTCGCTCAACGGCACCGAGACGGTGATCACCACGCTGTCGGACATCGACCTTGGCGCGACCATCGAGGGCCTGATCCTCGGCGCCTACCGGTTCACGGACTTTCGAAGCGCCAAGACCGCGCCCAAGGACGCAGGCCTGCGTGAGATCACGGCGCTGACAGCCGATACCAAGGCCAAAACGAAGGCCGCCGCCGAACGCGCGACTGCGATAGCGACGGCGGTGGCCACCGCCCGAGATTTCGTCAACACCCCGCCAAGTCACCTGTTTCCCGCTGAATTCGCCGAGCGCGCAAAGGCTTTGGGTCAAGCGGCGGGCCTGGAGGTCGAGGTGCTCGACGACAAGGCCCTTGCCAAGGAGGGCTACGGCGGGGTGATCGGCGTCGGCAAGGGCTCGTCGCGACCACCCCGGCTGGTCCGGCTTGCGCACCGCGGCACGAAGCGTGGCGGCAAGACCGTCGCGCTCGTCGGCAAGGGCATCACATTCGACACCGGTGGCATCTCGATCAAGCCCGCCGCCAACATGCACCACATGACCTCCGACATGGGCGGCGCCGCCGCGGTCATCGCCACCGTGGTGCTGGCCGCCAAGCAGCAACTGCCCATTGACGTGATCGCCACCGTGCCGATGGCCGAGAACATGCCATCGGCGACCGCTCAGCGGCCCGGCGACGTGCTCACCCAATACGGCGGCATCACCGTCGAGGTGCTCAACACCGACGCCGAGGGCAGGTTGATCCTGGCCGACGCGATTGTGCGGGCCTGCGAGGACAACCCCGATTACCTGATCGAGACGTCGACGCTGACCGGCGCGCAGACCGTGGCGCTCGGCGCCCGCACGCCGGGTGTGATGGGCAGCGACGAGTTCCGCGACCGGGTTGCCCAGCGATCGCAGGAGGTGGGCGAGAACGGCTGGCCGATGCCGCTGCCGGAAGAGTTGAAGGATGACCTGAAGTCGACGGTGGCCGACCTGGCGAACGTCAGCGGGTCTCGCTATGCGGGCATGCTCGTCGCTGGCACATATCTGCGCGAGTTCGTCGCCGACGGGGTGCAATGGGCACACATCGACGTTGCGGCCCCGGCCTATAACACCGGTGGACCGTGGGGCTACACCGGCAAGGGCGGCACCGGTGTGCCGACGCGCACGATGTTCGCGGTGCTCGAAGACATCGCCGAAAACGGCTGA
- the lipA gene encoding lipoyl synthase, translating into MTVAPESNVAGPPAPEGRKLLRLEVRNAETPIERKPPWIKTRAKMGPEYKELKALVKREGLHTVCEEAGCPNIFECWEDREATFLIGGEQCTRRCDFCQIDTGKPADLDRDEPRRVAESVAAMGLRYSTVTGVARDDLPDGGAWLYAETVRTIKKLNPNTGVELLIPDFNGEPALLEEVFEARPEVLAHNVETVPRIFKRIRPAFRYERSLSVLTAAREFGLVTKSNLILGMGETPEEVRTALVDLYDAGCDIVTITQYLRPSVRHHPVERWVHPDEFVEHEQFANGLGFAGVLAGPLVRSSYRAGRLYGQAVAARPSGAAAAATSDSVS; encoded by the coding sequence GTGACAGTCGCTCCTGAATCCAATGTCGCCGGCCCTCCGGCTCCGGAAGGCAGAAAACTACTGCGCCTCGAGGTCCGCAATGCCGAGACGCCGATCGAGCGCAAGCCGCCATGGATCAAGACCCGGGCGAAGATGGGCCCGGAGTACAAGGAGCTCAAGGCGCTGGTAAAGCGCGAGGGTCTGCACACGGTGTGCGAGGAAGCCGGCTGTCCGAACATCTTCGAATGCTGGGAAGACCGTGAGGCCACGTTCCTGATCGGTGGCGAGCAGTGCACGCGGCGCTGCGACTTCTGCCAGATCGACACCGGAAAGCCCGCCGACCTCGACCGCGACGAGCCGCGCCGGGTTGCCGAGAGCGTGGCTGCGATGGGGCTGCGCTACTCCACCGTCACCGGGGTGGCCCGCGACGATCTGCCCGACGGCGGCGCCTGGCTGTACGCCGAAACCGTGCGCACGATCAAGAAGCTCAACCCCAACACCGGCGTCGAGTTGCTGATCCCGGACTTCAACGGCGAGCCCGCGCTGTTGGAGGAGGTCTTCGAGGCCCGTCCAGAAGTGTTGGCGCACAACGTCGAAACGGTGCCGCGGATCTTCAAGCGGATCCGCCCGGCGTTTCGCTACGAGCGCAGCCTGAGCGTGCTCACCGCGGCCCGCGAATTCGGCCTTGTCACCAAGTCGAATTTGATCCTCGGCATGGGCGAGACTCCCGAGGAGGTGCGCACCGCGCTTGTTGATCTTTACGACGCCGGCTGCGACATCGTCACGATCACGCAGTACCTACGCCCGTCGGTGCGCCACCACCCGGTGGAGCGCTGGGTCCACCCCGACGAGTTCGTCGAGCACGAGCAGTTCGCCAACGGCCTCGGCTTCGCCGGAGTGCTGGCCGGTCCCCTGGTCCGATCGTCGTATCGGGCCGGCAGGCTGTACGGGCAAGCCGTGGCGGCTCGGCCTTCGGGAGCCGCAGCGGCGGCGACATCCGACTCCGTATCCTGA
- a CDS encoding SDR family oxidoreductase — protein sequence MAEITERFVDSTDGVQIAVYEEGNPDGPTLVLVHGWPDSHFLWNGVVPLLADRFRIVRYDNRGVGKSSVPKAVSSYTTSSYADDFAAVIDRVAPGQPVHVLAHDWGSAGMWEYLSRSGASDHVASFTSISGPSADHLNRFIISSLLRPYRPRRFLQALSQLLRLSYMGFFSVPVMAPLVVRLFLADGLRRALTLRDGIPAEQLHHSPTYKSDAVNSMKVYGANYFRAIRSARNDHYVNVPVQVIVNTKDPFVRPHSYDALKKWVPRLWRRDIKSGHWAPMSHAPMIARSVHELVDHLEGKPSSRALLRAQVGCPREYFGHTLVSVTGAGSGIGRATALAFAREGAELVISDIDEASVKETAAQITARGGVAHAYTLDVSDADAVEEFAQEVSTEHGVPDVVVNNAGVGHAGLFLDTPAEEFDRVLDINFGGVVNCCRSFGRRLVDRGTGGHIVNISSMAAYSPQQSMNAYSTSKAAVFMFGDCLRAELDQAGVGLTTVCPGVINTNIVHTTRFDVPAGKQAKVEARRAQLEKAFAARRYGPDKVAKAIVSAVKKNKPIRPVAPEAYFVYGVAHLLPQAMRSSARANVM from the coding sequence ATGGCCGAGATCACCGAGAGGTTCGTCGACAGCACTGACGGGGTGCAAATCGCGGTCTACGAGGAAGGCAATCCCGATGGGCCGACACTGGTGCTGGTGCACGGCTGGCCGGATTCGCACTTCCTGTGGAACGGCGTCGTGCCGCTGCTGGCCGACCGCTTCCGTATCGTGCGCTACGACAACCGGGGCGTGGGGAAATCTTCTGTGCCCAAGGCTGTTTCGTCGTACACGACGTCAAGTTACGCCGACGATTTCGCCGCTGTGATCGATAGGGTGGCACCGGGACAGCCGGTGCATGTGCTGGCGCACGACTGGGGTTCGGCTGGCATGTGGGAGTACCTATCCCGTTCCGGTGCAAGCGATCACGTCGCCTCGTTCACATCGATATCCGGCCCGAGCGCCGATCATTTGAACCGATTCATCATCAGCAGCCTGCTGCGTCCGTACCGTCCACGCCGTTTTCTGCAGGCGCTCAGCCAGCTGCTGCGGCTGTCCTACATGGGCTTTTTCTCGGTACCCGTGATGGCGCCACTGGTGGTGCGGCTGTTTCTGGCCGACGGTCTGCGGCGCGCATTGACACTGCGCGACGGCATTCCTGCCGAGCAATTGCACCATTCGCCGACATACAAGTCCGACGCTGTCAACAGCATGAAGGTGTACGGCGCCAACTACTTTCGCGCGATACGATCGGCGCGCAACGACCACTACGTCAATGTGCCGGTCCAGGTCATCGTCAACACCAAAGACCCGTTCGTGCGACCGCACAGCTATGACGCGCTGAAGAAGTGGGTGCCGCGACTGTGGCGGCGCGACATCAAATCCGGCCACTGGGCGCCGATGTCGCATGCGCCGATGATCGCGAGGTCGGTGCACGAGCTCGTCGACCATCTCGAGGGAAAGCCGTCGTCGCGCGCTCTGTTGCGCGCACAGGTCGGCTGTCCACGCGAATACTTCGGCCACACACTGGTTTCCGTGACCGGCGCGGGCAGCGGTATCGGCCGCGCGACGGCGCTGGCGTTCGCCCGCGAGGGCGCCGAATTGGTGATCAGCGATATCGACGAAGCCTCCGTCAAGGAGACGGCCGCACAGATCACCGCGCGCGGCGGCGTGGCGCACGCCTACACCCTTGATGTCTCCGACGCCGACGCTGTCGAAGAGTTCGCCCAGGAGGTGAGCACCGAACACGGTGTGCCTGATGTCGTGGTCAACAACGCAGGGGTTGGCCACGCGGGACTGTTCCTCGACACGCCCGCCGAGGAATTCGATAGGGTGCTCGACATCAACTTCGGCGGAGTCGTCAACTGCTGCAGGTCCTTTGGCCGCCGACTCGTCGACAGGGGCACCGGCGGGCACATCGTCAACATCTCGTCGATGGCCGCGTATTCGCCGCAACAGTCGATGAATGCCTACTCCACCAGCAAGGCCGCGGTGTTCATGTTCGGCGACTGCTTGCGCGCCGAACTGGATCAGGCCGGGGTCGGGCTGACGACGGTCTGCCCGGGTGTGATCAACACGAACATCGTGCACACCACGAGATTCGACGTGCCCGCTGGGAAGCAGGCAAAGGTGGAGGCGCGTCGCGCGCAGCTCGAGAAGGCCTTCGCCGCACGCAGATACGGTCCCGACAAGGTCGCCAAGGCGATCGTGTCGGCGGTCAAGAAGAACAAGCCGATCCGGCCCGTGGCGCCGGAAGCGTACTTCGTCTACGGCGTTGCACACCTACTGCCGCAGGCGATGCGGAGTTCCGCCCGCGCAAACGTGATGTAG
- a CDS encoding TIGR01777 family oxidoreductase: protein MTNAVIAIAGSSGLIGSALVYALRATDRRVLRIVRRAPSNADEVFWNPDTGEFDSSALDGVDAIVNLCGINIGEKRWSGAFKQSLRDSRIGPTEVLSSAAVEAGVPTLINASAVGYYGDTGGRTVDETAPAGEGFMAQLCADWEAATSFAEHDGTRVVLARSGLVLAPAGGLLSRVKPLFSLGLGARLGNGRQYMPWISLEDEVRALLFAIKHDEVSGPVNLTGPAPVTNAEFTAALGRTVNRPTPLIAPGFALRTLIGEFADEGLLGGQRAIPAALERAGFHFHHNTIGEALAFATAPNNT from the coding sequence GTGACCAACGCCGTCATCGCGATTGCGGGGTCTTCTGGCCTGATCGGCTCGGCGCTGGTTTACGCGCTGCGCGCCACCGACCGCCGGGTGCTGCGGATCGTGCGGCGGGCTCCGTCGAATGCCGACGAGGTGTTCTGGAACCCCGACACCGGCGAGTTCGACTCGAGCGCACTGGACGGTGTTGATGCGATCGTCAACCTGTGCGGCATCAACATCGGCGAGAAGCGATGGTCGGGTGCGTTCAAACAGAGCCTGCGCGACAGCCGCATCGGCCCGACCGAAGTGCTCTCGTCCGCTGCGGTCGAGGCAGGGGTTCCAACGCTCATCAACGCCAGTGCGGTCGGCTACTACGGCGACACCGGCGGTCGCACCGTCGACGAAACCGCCCCTGCCGGTGAGGGTTTCATGGCCCAGCTCTGTGCGGACTGGGAAGCCGCGACGTCGTTCGCCGAGCATGACGGCACCAGGGTGGTGCTGGCACGCTCCGGCCTGGTGCTGGCGCCGGCGGGCGGACTGCTGAGCCGGGTCAAGCCGCTGTTCTCATTAGGGCTCGGCGCCCGACTGGGTAACGGGCGCCAGTACATGCCGTGGATCAGCCTCGAGGATGAGGTCCGGGCGCTGTTGTTCGCGATCAAGCACGACGAGGTATCGGGTCCCGTCAACTTGACCGGGCCTGCCCCCGTGACCAACGCCGAGTTCACCGCCGCACTCGGTCGCACCGTGAACCGGCCGACCCCATTGATCGCCCCCGGGTTCGCACTGCGCACGCTGATCGGCGAATTCGCCGACGAGGGTCTGCTCGGGGGGCAGCGGGCAATCCCGGCGGCGCTGGAACGCGCGGGCTTTCACTTCCACCACAACACGATCGGCGAAGCGCTGGCGTTCGCGACGGCTCCGAACAACACGTGA
- the sucB gene encoding 2-oxoglutarate dehydrogenase, E2 component, dihydrolipoamide succinyltransferase, with protein MAISVQMPALGESVTEGTVTRWLKQEGDTVEQDEPLLEVSTDKVDTEIPSPAAGVLTKIVAQEDDTVEVGGELAVIGDASESDGEAKAPAAEEEKPAEEPAAQPEPAAEEQEEPAAEEEPEPEPAKPAAASSGGGEATSVKMPELGESVTEGTVTRWLKKVGDSVEVDEPLVEVSTDKVDTEIPSPVAGTLLSITAEEDDTVSVGGELAKIGDASAAAAEAPEPKPEPKPEPKPEPKPEPKPEPAAEAKPEPKPEPKPEPKPEPKAAPAAEAPSVDGGPYVTPLVRKLAAENNIDLASVKGTGVGGRIRKQDVLAAAEATKAPAAPAPEAAPAAAPAKPAAAAATPAPALAHLRGTTQKANRIRQITAKKTRESLQTTAQLTQTHEVDMTKIVALRAKAKNAFAEREGVKLTYLPFIARAVIDALKIHPNVNASYNEESKEITYYDAEHLGFAVDTEQGLLSPVIHNAGDLSLGGLARAIADIAERARSGNLKPDELSGGTFTITNIGSQGALFDTPILVPPQAAMLGTGAIVKRPRVISDAYGNESIGVRSVCYLPLTYDHRLIDGADAGRFLTTIKRRLEEGAFEADLGL; from the coding sequence ATGGCCATCTCCGTTCAGATGCCCGCGCTCGGTGAGAGCGTGACCGAGGGCACTGTCACCCGCTGGCTCAAGCAAGAGGGCGACACGGTCGAACAGGATGAGCCGTTACTCGAGGTGTCCACCGACAAGGTCGACACGGAGATCCCGTCACCGGCCGCCGGTGTGCTGACGAAGATCGTCGCTCAGGAAGACGACACCGTGGAGGTCGGCGGTGAGCTCGCGGTGATCGGCGATGCAAGTGAATCCGACGGCGAAGCCAAGGCCCCGGCCGCCGAAGAGGAGAAGCCTGCGGAGGAGCCTGCGGCGCAGCCCGAACCGGCGGCCGAGGAGCAGGAGGAGCCTGCAGCCGAGGAAGAGCCGGAGCCCGAACCGGCCAAACCCGCGGCGGCCTCGTCCGGCGGCGGTGAGGCCACGTCGGTGAAGATGCCCGAACTTGGCGAGTCTGTCACAGAGGGCACGGTGACGCGCTGGCTGAAGAAGGTCGGCGACTCCGTCGAGGTCGACGAGCCGCTGGTCGAGGTGTCCACCGACAAGGTCGACACCGAGATCCCGTCACCGGTGGCGGGCACGCTGCTGTCGATCACCGCCGAAGAGGACGACACGGTCTCGGTCGGCGGCGAGTTGGCCAAGATCGGCGACGCCAGCGCCGCGGCGGCCGAGGCCCCCGAGCCGAAACCGGAACCCAAACCCGAACCAAAGCCCGAACCGAAGCCCGAGCCCAAGCCGGAGCCGGCCGCCGAAGCCAAGCCGGAACCCAAACCCGAGCCCAAGCCCGAACCCAAACCCGAGCCCAAGGCCGCACCCGCGGCGGAGGCGCCGTCGGTCGACGGCGGCCCGTACGTCACCCCGCTGGTGCGAAAGCTGGCTGCCGAGAACAACATTGACCTGGCGTCGGTCAAGGGCACCGGCGTCGGCGGACGGATCCGCAAGCAGGACGTGCTCGCCGCGGCCGAAGCCACGAAGGCTCCTGCCGCCCCGGCACCCGAAGCCGCCCCTGCTGCGGCCCCTGCCAAACCGGCCGCCGCCGCAGCGACGCCGGCACCTGCGCTGGCCCACCTGCGCGGAACCACGCAGAAGGCCAACCGGATTCGTCAGATCACCGCGAAGAAGACCCGCGAATCCCTGCAGACCACAGCGCAATTGACGCAGACCCACGAGGTCGACATGACCAAGATCGTGGCGCTGCGAGCCAAGGCGAAGAATGCCTTCGCCGAACGCGAAGGCGTCAAACTGACGTATCTGCCGTTCATCGCCCGCGCGGTGATCGACGCGCTCAAGATCCACCCGAACGTCAACGCCAGCTACAACGAGGAATCCAAGGAGATCACCTACTACGACGCCGAGCATCTCGGCTTCGCGGTCGACACCGAGCAAGGCCTGCTGTCTCCGGTGATCCACAACGCCGGCGATCTCTCACTGGGCGGCCTGGCACGGGCGATCGCCGACATCGCCGAGCGTGCGCGGTCGGGAAACCTCAAGCCCGATGAGCTGTCCGGCGGGACGTTCACGATCACCAACATCGGCAGCCAGGGCGCGCTGTTCGACACCCCGATCCTGGTCCCGCCGCAGGCGGCGATGCTGGGCACCGGCGCGATCGTCAAGCGGCCGCGGGTGATCTCCGACGCGTACGGCAACGAGTCGATCGGCGTGCGGTCGGTGTGCTACCTGCCGCTGACCTACGACCACCGGCTGATCGACGGCGCCGATGCCGGACGCTTCCTGACGACCATCAAGCGCCGCCTCGAAGAGGGTGCCTTCGAGGCCGATCTCGGGCTATAG